The nucleotide sequence GAGTCGCTGAAAAAGTTATTGAAGCTGCTCGTAGAGCTGAAAACATTGATTTCGAAACTGCATTGGAAGTTGATGAAAGAAGAAAAGATGTAGGTCACATTACTGTTGGAAGCCAAGAATTCAATGATTTAATTGGTGGTGGAATTGAAACTCAGTCCATTACTGAAGTATTCGGTGAATTCGGGTCTGGTAAAAGTCAAATTTCTCATGAACTTGCTGTAACAGTTCAGTTACCAGAAGAACTTGGAGGTCTTGATGGTGAATGCGTATTTGTTGATACAGAAAACACTTTCCGTCCTGAAAGGGTCAGACAAATCGCTGAAGGATTTGATTTGGATGTAGAACAGGTCTTAAGCAGAATCCATGTTGCACGTGCATTCAACTCTGCTCACCAAATTTTGATGGTTGATAAAATCAATGAGCTTATACAAAGTGGTGCTAACATTAAATTAGTTATTGTTGACTCTTTAATGGCTCACTTCAGAGCAGAATATGTTGGAAGGGAATCTCTGGCTGTAAGGCAGCAAAAATTAAATCAGCATTTACATTCACTTCAGCAAATTGCAAATACCTACAATGTTGCAGTATTCTTAACCAACCAGGTTCAGGCTAAACCTGATTCTTTCTTTGGAAGTCCTACAAAAGCAATTGGTGGACACGTTTTAGGTCACGCATCCACTTATAGAATTTGGCTTAAAAAAGGTCTTGCAGGTAAAAGAATTGCACGTTTAGTCGATTCTCCTCATTTGCCTGAAGGTGAATGTGTATTTAAAATTACTAGCGAAGGTATCGTTAGTTAATTTTACCCTTTTCTTTTTTTCTAATAAAATTTTAACCTTTTCTTTTTTTCTAATAATGGGTGTTCGCCAAAATTAATTTTTTGATTTTTGGCCGAAAAATTTTTGACCTATTTTTTCTTATTTTCGTATAATTGGACATATACTTTTTTCATTTTTAGTTTATTCCCTTATTATTTTTTTATTTATTCATTAATTATGTAATTAATTGTTATATTTAATTTAAAGTATTTTTATAATAGTTAACTTTATATACTTTATTATACATACTTAATATTAAGTATAAATTACTTTGGAGTTGTAGTTTATGGTTAAAAGAAAAATTAATAAGAATCAGAGTAAATTGGGCATTGTAACTTTAGATAGTAATATTCCAGAAGATCATATTTCTCGTTTTGTTGTGGATTTTATTGATGAAGTTTATCCGATGTTAAACATCAAAGAACCTAAAAAGAAGAAAGGAAGGGCCTCTTTACCTATTGATTCCATGTTAAAATTGCTTGTTTATGCAAAAATAGAGCATGTAGAGAGTGCGAAGTATATTGCAGACATGGCAAGGTATCATGAAGTGTATAAATTTGTTTCTGATGACATACGACCATCAGAACGCTCAGTTCAAAGGTATAGGAGAGAATATGGTTGTTATTTTGAAGTATTGGTTCAAATGACATTAAAAAAGGCTTCAAATTTAAAATTAACTAAATTTAATCATGTTGCAGTTGATGGAACCATCAAAAAAGCATTCAATTCCAACAACAATGTCATCACAAAAAAAGAAACACAAATATTGCTCGATTACTTCAATGGACTATCAATTAGTCCTGAAACACTTGAAAAACTCCACAAACCAGCTCAAAAAATATTAGAAAATAAAGACATGAGTACTGAAGATAAAATAGAACTATTATATGACATTGAAACACAATTTACATTCACAGGACAAGATAAAATACCAGTGAACGATATAGAAGCTAGATTTATGAAAGGCAAGAAAGGAAACTTCATGGTTGCATATAATATTCAATCTGCAGTCGATTACGATACCAAATTAATCTGCGCAATAAACGTCACACAAAACCCTACAGACCATTATGAATTACCACCAATCGCAGAAAGAGCAATACAAAACATACAAACCATGCCAAAGTATATAAGTGCAGATACAATTTATTTAAATCAAATAAGCTTATCATACTTAGCAGATAAAAAAATAGATGGTTTAATTCCAACAAGAAAACAATCCAAAGAAAAAATCGGAAAATTAAACGAAAATCCATACCATAAAGACCATTTTGAATACAATTACGAATTAGACGCATTCAAATGCCCCGAAGGAAACTACCTGCACTTTTTTGCAAAATACATAGAATCACACGAAGACCCAGAAAAACCGGACAAAATAAAAAGACTCTATAACAATTATGAAGCATGTAAACACTGTATTGCACGAAACAAATGCTATTCCGACTCACAAACACACAGAACCATCACAGAATACGGTTCGGAAATGCAAAAAGCAATGAACCATAAAATGGAAAAACAAGAATATAAAGACGAATATGCCAAAAGATCAAGTGTTGAAGGACCATTTGGAATATTAAAAGAACAATTCCA is from uncultured Methanobrevibacter sp. and encodes:
- the radA gene encoding DNA repair and recombination protein RadA, producing the protein MVELADLPGVGEKTAEKLRDAGFADMMRLATATPKELSVKAEIGEGVAEKVIEAARRAENIDFETALEVDERRKDVGHITVGSQEFNDLIGGGIETQSITEVFGEFGSGKSQISHELAVTVQLPEELGGLDGECVFVDTENTFRPERVRQIAEGFDLDVEQVLSRIHVARAFNSAHQILMVDKINELIQSGANIKLVIVDSLMAHFRAEYVGRESLAVRQQKLNQHLHSLQQIANTYNVAVFLTNQVQAKPDSFFGSPTKAIGGHVLGHASTYRIWLKKGLAGKRIARLVDSPHLPEGECVFKITSEGIVS
- a CDS encoding transposase, whose product is MVKRKINKNQSKLGIVTLDSNIPEDHISRFVVDFIDEVYPMLNIKEPKKKKGRASLPIDSMLKLLVYAKIEHVESAKYIADMARYHEVYKFVSDDIRPSERSVQRYRREYGCYFEVLVQMTLKKASNLKLTKFNHVAVDGTIKKAFNSNNNVITKKETQILLDYFNGLSISPETLEKLHKPAQKILENKDMSTEDKIELLYDIETQFTFTGQDKIPVNDIEARFMKGKKGNFMVAYNIQSAVDYDTKLICAINVTQNPTDHYELPPIAERAIQNIQTMPKYISADTIYLNQISLSYLADKKIDGLIPTRKQSKEKIGKLNENPYHKDHFEYNYELDAFKCPEGNYLHFFAKYIESHEDPEKPDKIKRLYNNYEACKHCIARNKCYSDSQTHRTITEYGSEMQKAMNHKMEKQEYKDEYAKRSSVEGPFGILKEQFQIEKEVVIGMVRTEERLYLDALAYNLIRLYNITHEIKNTKEDLENFCERESIIHQLKLDVTIF